CCTGATCGTCGGCTCCGGTCCGGCCGGTCTCGCCGCCGCGGTGAACGCCGCCTCGGAGGGCCTCGGCACGACCGTGGTCGAGGCGATGGCCACCGGCGGCCAGGCCGGCACGTCGTCCCGCATCGAGAATCTGCTCGGCTTCCCCTCCGGCATCTCCGGCGCCGAACTCACCGAACGCGCCGTGCTCCAGGCGGACAAGTTCGGCGCCCGGATCAGCCTCCCTGCGGAGGCGGCCCGGCTCGAACGGCGGGACGGCCACTACGCCGTCGGGTTCGCAGACGGCAGCGAGATCACCGCCCGTACCGTCGTCCTGGCCACCGGCGCCCGCTACCGCCGCCTCCAAGTGCCCGGCATCGAGCCGTTGGAGGGCGCGAGCGTCCACTACTCGGCGACCGTCTACGAGGCCCAGCAGTGCCGTACCGACCCGGTGGCGGTGGTCGGCGGCGGCAACTCCGCGGGCCAGGCGGTGTTGTTCCTGGCCGGGTACACACCACAGGTGTATCTGCTCGTCCGTGGGCCGAGCCTCGAGGCGCACATGTCCCGCTACCTGATCGATCAGATCGAGCGCCACCCACGGGTGCGCGTCCTGCTGCGCACCGAGGTGACCGAGGCAGTCGGCGACAAGGAGCTGGAGGCGGTCACCGTGGTCGACCACCGTACGGGCGAGCACCGCCACCTCGAAGTGCGGGCCCTGTTCGTCTTCACCGGCGCGGACCCTCACACCGATTGGCTGTCCGGCGCGCTCGCCCTCGACGCGCGGGGCTACGTTCTCACCGGCGCGGAGGCGCAGGCCTGCTCCGTTCCCGAGCTGTGGCAGAGCCAGGGCCGCGACTGCCTGACGTTGGAGACCAGCCTGCCCGGCGTGTTCGCGGCCGGCGACGTCCGCAGCGGCTCGGTGAAGCGCGTGGCCTCCGCGGTCGGCGAAGGCGCGATGAGCATCCACTTCGTGCACCGCTACCTGGGCCAGACGGCCGCACCCGGCGGCACCGACAGCTCCCCGAACACCCGTCCCAAGGAGTCCGCTTGGCTCGCATGACACCCAGCGGGCGACGACATCACGAGAAGGAGA
Above is a window of Streptomyces griseorubiginosus DNA encoding:
- a CDS encoding FAD-dependent oxidoreductase; this translates as MSGDETRPGAAPVPDEAEESVPFETPDIHGAYPRLSDDQTARLAQHGRRRAAEAGDVLIREGERCEMFYVVLSGSIAIVEGYGTPGERLLRVHGPGRFIGELGLLNGQMAFYTAVVRDPGEILALSMDQLRDLVTRDSTLGDVVLRACLGRRALLVGQGAGFRIIGSRYSPDTRRLREFAARNRLPHRWIDLETDKEAEALLRRFGVGPEQTPLVIWRDTTLLRNPSNAELARLIGLPSLGSGNGRGDVLIVGSGPAGLAAAVNAASEGLGTTVVEAMATGGQAGTSSRIENLLGFPSGISGAELTERAVLQADKFGARISLPAEAARLERRDGHYAVGFADGSEITARTVVLATGARYRRLQVPGIEPLEGASVHYSATVYEAQQCRTDPVAVVGGGNSAGQAVLFLAGYTPQVYLLVRGPSLEAHMSRYLIDQIERHPRVRVLLRTEVTEAVGDKELEAVTVVDHRTGEHRHLEVRALFVFTGADPHTDWLSGALALDARGYVLTGAEAQACSVPELWQSQGRDCLTLETSLPGVFAAGDVRSGSVKRVASAVGEGAMSIHFVHRYLGQTAAPGGTDSSPNTRPKESAWLA